A window of Belonocnema kinseyi isolate 2016_QV_RU_SX_M_011 chromosome 9, B_treatae_v1, whole genome shotgun sequence contains these coding sequences:
- the LOC117179852 gene encoding tRNA selenocysteine 1-associated protein 1 isoform X2, giving the protein MSAPMVLCQLWMGGLEPYMTESFIMNAFHKMNEQPQTVKVMRNRYTGEPAGYCFVHFPTDEMALDAMHKLNGKVIPGSSPPVRFRLNHASTTGKPAADREFSIWVGDLSTEVDDYSLYRTFAAKYNSIRTAKVILDSSGFSKGYGFVRFANEEEQKNCLVSMNGYRGLGTKSLKICNAVPRPWSKSGSSPPPSSSDYSSNLGSEAYNYYDTSSYWNSYSAWQQGYYESEPTSDGYSNYITDQKPEEDELELIEHSAPADVDKINREVIEQDYNLWDKLESSKWIPCDTIELCY; this is encoded by the exons ATGTCGGCTCCAATGGTTTTATGTCAACTCTGGATGGGAGGg ttggaacCGTATATGACGGAAAGTTTTATTATGAATGCTTTTCATAAAATGAATGAGCAGCCTCAAACAGTGAAAGTAATGCGAAACCGTTACACCGGCGAACCAGCTGGATATTGTTTTGTTCACTTCCCAACTGACGAAATGGCTCTCGATGCAATGCACAAACTAAATGGAAAAGTTATCCCAGGTTCAAGTCCC CCTGTCCGATTTCGTTTGAACCACGCAAGTACAACAGGAAAGCCGGCCGCAGACAGAGAGTTCAGCATTTGGGTCGGAGACCTTTCCACTGAAGTGGACGATTATTCTCTCTACAGAACCTTCGCCGCCAAGTACAATTCCATTCGAACCGCCAAAGTAATCCTCGACAGTTCCGGATTCAGCAAGGGCTACGGTTTCGTCAGATTCGCCAATGAAGAAGAgcagaaaaattgtttagtgAGCATGAACGGATACAGAGGTCTTGGTACCAAGTCCTTGAAAATCTGCAATGCTGTTCCAAGGCCTTGGAGTAAATCAGG GTCTTCTCCACCGCCCTCATCTTCCGACTATTCGTCAAATCTCGGCTCGGAAGCTTACAATTACTATGACACATCTTCTTACTGGAACAGCTATAGTGCGTGGCAACAAGGATATTATGAAAGTGAACCAACTTCTGATGGTTACAGTAATTATATAACCGATCAAAAACCGGAGGAAGACGAGCTGGAACTTATAG aacaCTCGGCCCCAGCCGACGTCGACAAAATTAACAGGGAAGTGATTGAACAAGACTACAATTTATGGGACAAATTGGAAAGTTCAAAGTGGATACCTTGTGATACTATCGAATTGTGTTACTGA
- the LOC117179852 gene encoding tRNA selenocysteine 1-associated protein 1 isoform X3, with amino-acid sequence MFKMIQLRCALEPYMTESFIMNAFHKMNEQPQTVKVMRNRYTGEPAGYCFVHFPTDEMALDAMHKLNGKVIPGSSPPVRFRLNHASTTGKPAADREFSIWVGDLSTEVDDYSLYRTFAAKYNSIRTAKVILDSSGFSKGYGFVRFANEEEQKNCLVSMNGYRGLGTKSLKICNAVPRPWSKSGRSSPPPSSSDYSSNLGSEAYNYYDTSSYWNSYSAWQQGYYESEPTSDGYSNYITDQKPEEDELELIEHSAPADVDKINREVIEQDYNLWDKLESSKWIPCDTIELCY; translated from the exons ttggaacCGTATATGACGGAAAGTTTTATTATGAATGCTTTTCATAAAATGAATGAGCAGCCTCAAACAGTGAAAGTAATGCGAAACCGTTACACCGGCGAACCAGCTGGATATTGTTTTGTTCACTTCCCAACTGACGAAATGGCTCTCGATGCAATGCACAAACTAAATGGAAAAGTTATCCCAGGTTCAAGTCCC CCTGTCCGATTTCGTTTGAACCACGCAAGTACAACAGGAAAGCCGGCCGCAGACAGAGAGTTCAGCATTTGGGTCGGAGACCTTTCCACTGAAGTGGACGATTATTCTCTCTACAGAACCTTCGCCGCCAAGTACAATTCCATTCGAACCGCCAAAGTAATCCTCGACAGTTCCGGATTCAGCAAGGGCTACGGTTTCGTCAGATTCGCCAATGAAGAAGAgcagaaaaattgtttagtgAGCATGAACGGATACAGAGGTCTTGGTACCAAGTCCTTGAAAATCTGCAATGCTGTTCCAAGGCCTTGGAGTAAATCAGG TAGGTCTTCTCCACCGCCCTCATCTTCCGACTATTCGTCAAATCTCGGCTCGGAAGCTTACAATTACTATGACACATCTTCTTACTGGAACAGCTATAGTGCGTGGCAACAAGGATATTATGAAAGTGAACCAACTTCTGATGGTTACAGTAATTATATAACCGATCAAAAACCGGAGGAAGACGAGCTGGAACTTATAG aacaCTCGGCCCCAGCCGACGTCGACAAAATTAACAGGGAAGTGATTGAACAAGACTACAATTTATGGGACAAATTGGAAAGTTCAAAGTGGATACCTTGTGATACTATCGAATTGTGTTACTGA
- the LOC117179852 gene encoding tRNA selenocysteine 1-associated protein 1 isoform X1 — translation MSAPMVLCQLWMGGLEPYMTESFIMNAFHKMNEQPQTVKVMRNRYTGEPAGYCFVHFPTDEMALDAMHKLNGKVIPGSSPPVRFRLNHASTTGKPAADREFSIWVGDLSTEVDDYSLYRTFAAKYNSIRTAKVILDSSGFSKGYGFVRFANEEEQKNCLVSMNGYRGLGTKSLKICNAVPRPWSKSGRSSPPPSSSDYSSNLGSEAYNYYDTSSYWNSYSAWQQGYYESEPTSDGYSNYITDQKPEEDELELIEHSAPADVDKINREVIEQDYNLWDKLESSKWIPCDTIELCY, via the exons ATGTCGGCTCCAATGGTTTTATGTCAACTCTGGATGGGAGGg ttggaacCGTATATGACGGAAAGTTTTATTATGAATGCTTTTCATAAAATGAATGAGCAGCCTCAAACAGTGAAAGTAATGCGAAACCGTTACACCGGCGAACCAGCTGGATATTGTTTTGTTCACTTCCCAACTGACGAAATGGCTCTCGATGCAATGCACAAACTAAATGGAAAAGTTATCCCAGGTTCAAGTCCC CCTGTCCGATTTCGTTTGAACCACGCAAGTACAACAGGAAAGCCGGCCGCAGACAGAGAGTTCAGCATTTGGGTCGGAGACCTTTCCACTGAAGTGGACGATTATTCTCTCTACAGAACCTTCGCCGCCAAGTACAATTCCATTCGAACCGCCAAAGTAATCCTCGACAGTTCCGGATTCAGCAAGGGCTACGGTTTCGTCAGATTCGCCAATGAAGAAGAgcagaaaaattgtttagtgAGCATGAACGGATACAGAGGTCTTGGTACCAAGTCCTTGAAAATCTGCAATGCTGTTCCAAGGCCTTGGAGTAAATCAGG TAGGTCTTCTCCACCGCCCTCATCTTCCGACTATTCGTCAAATCTCGGCTCGGAAGCTTACAATTACTATGACACATCTTCTTACTGGAACAGCTATAGTGCGTGGCAACAAGGATATTATGAAAGTGAACCAACTTCTGATGGTTACAGTAATTATATAACCGATCAAAAACCGGAGGAAGACGAGCTGGAACTTATAG aacaCTCGGCCCCAGCCGACGTCGACAAAATTAACAGGGAAGTGATTGAACAAGACTACAATTTATGGGACAAATTGGAAAGTTCAAAGTGGATACCTTGTGATACTATCGAATTGTGTTACTGA
- the LOC117180001 gene encoding uncharacterized protein LOC117180001 produces MTLIQVITGAVEMFLLVTLTGVLVTLTALFSLLELMIISVNPVCLYLVRQSGQIFTCSIGLTIRQLRQIPRKICPSSTNGQVQEPIIATIEPLPPDIEINLPSPPRAFVSTFEYPIDNHSEKAQNEDGRSHQSGEIQSEEIESEESQMEEIQSEENQSNAVGE; encoded by the exons ATGACTCTCATTCAG gTAATAACGGGAGCGGTAGAGATGTTTTTGCTTGTAACACTTACTGGAGTTCTGGTCACTTTAACAGCTCTTTTTAGTCTACTCGAATTAATGATAATCAGTGTAAATCCTGTATGCCTTTACCTAGTTCGACAATCGGGACAAATATTCACT TGTTCGATCGGCCTAACGATACGTCAGTTACGACAAATACCTCGGAAAATTTGTCCCAGTTCAACGAATGGACAAGTTCAGGAACCAATTATTGCCACAATTGAACCACTTCCTCCAgacatagaaataaatttaccaaGCCCCCCAAGAGCTTTTGTGTCAACATTTGAATATCCAATTGACAATCATTCAGAAAAAGCACAGAATGAAGATGGAAGATCTCATCAAAGTGGAGAAATTCAAAGTGAAGAAATTGAAAGTGAAGAAAGTCAAATGGAAGAAATTCAAAGTGAAGAAAATCAAAGTAACGCTGTAGGAGAGtga
- the LOC117179957 gene encoding dolichyl-diphosphooligosaccharide--protein glycosyltransferase subunit 4: MITDVQLAIFANILGVTLFFLVFLFHYINANYSK, from the coding sequence aTGATCACGGACGTGCAACTCGCTATTTTTGCAAATATTCTCGGAGTCACCCTCTTCTTCTTGGTGTTTCTATTCCATTATATAAATGCTAATTACTCAAAATGA
- the LOC117179851 gene encoding protein pellino produces the protein MVIRSDGGSSESPLLVEEGEAVGQPHSPHSKVHSSHNHTAHVNPHGAQSHHHDKPKQAVKYGELVILGYNGYLPPGDRGRRRSKFVLLKRATPNGVKRSKHYVVKTPHSSQAILNTKQHSISYTLSRTQAVIVEYTEDEDTDMFQIGRSSESPIDFVVMDTYPGGADSTAASEGRVAQSTISRFACRILADRSDPRIARIYAAGFDSSRNIFLGEKATKWQENREIDGLTTNGVLIMHPRGHFCGGEAQCGCWREVSVGGGVFSLRESRSAQQKGNVVDDEDNILKDGTLIDLCGATLLWRSAEGLAKSPTKHDLEELVDAINAGRPQCPVGLNTLVIPRKAASESAQQQPYVYLKCGHVQGHHDWGQEKDKSTRRCPMCMLIGPIVKLCMGIEPAFYVDSGPPTYAFSPCGHMATEKTVKYWEKVAIPHGTNGYIAICPFCAVPLEGSPGYVKLIFQDHVD, from the exons ATGGTCATACG GTCAGATGGTGGCAGCAGCGAAAGCCCACTTCTAGTCGAAGAGGGCGAGGCTGTTGGCCAACCACACAGTCCTCACAGCAAAGTCCACTCAAGTCACAATCATACCGCCCATGTTAATCCCCATGGAGCTCAAAGTCATCATCACGATAAGCCTAAACAGGCGGTAAAATATGGCGAACTAGTCATCCTTGG TTACAACGGTTACCTCCCACCCGGTGACCGTGGCAGAAGAAGAagtaaatttgttcttttgaaaaGAGCAACACCTAATGGTGTAAAAAGAAGCAAACATTATGTTGTCAAGACTCCACACAGTTCTCAGGCCATCCTAAACACAAAGCAACATTCGATCTCGTACACACTTTCAAGGACGCAAGCTGTGATCGTTGAATATACTGAGGATGAAGACACTGACATGTTTCAG ATCGGTAGATCTTCGGAATCTCCTATTGATTTCGTGGTGATGGACACTTACCCTGGAGGTGCCGACAGTACAGCTGCAAGTGAAGGTCGGGTTGCACAGAGCACCATCAGCAGGTTTGCCTGTAGAATTCTCGCAGATCGTTCTGACCCCAGAATCGCTAGAATCTATGCAGCTGGTTTCGATAGTTCTAGAAACATTTTCTTAGGC GAGAAAGCAACAAAATGGCAAGAGAACCGAGAGATAGATGGACTTACAACTAATGGTGTTTTAATCATGCATCCTCGAGGACATTTTTGTGGGGGCGAGGCCCAGTGCGGATGCTGGCGAGAAGTTAGCGTTGGCGGCGGTGTTTTTTCTCTGAGAGAAAGCCGCAGTGCTCAGCAGAAGGGAAATGTCGTGGATGATGAGGACAACATCCTTAAGGATGGGACTCTGATTGATCTGTGTGGAGCAACTTTGCTCTGGAGATCAGCGGAGGGACTTGCAAAGTCTCCT ACAAAACACGACTTGGAGGAATTAGTAGATGCTATAAACGCCGGACGGCCGCAGTGTCCGGTTGGTTTAAATACGTTGGTGATTCCTCGAAAAGCTGCATCTGAGTCTGCCCAGCAGCAGCCTTACGTTTATTTAAAATGCGGACACGTGCAAGGGCATCACGACTGGGGCCAAGAAAAGGATAAGTCGACGAGGCGATGTCCGATGTGTATGCTCATTGGACCGATAGTCAAATTGTGCATGGGAATTGAACCTGCCTTTTATGTCGACAGTGGTCCTCCAACGTACGCATTCAGCCCTTGCGGGCACATGGCAACTGAAAAGACTGTAAA GTATTGGGAAAAAGTAGCTATCCCACATGGTACAAATGGTTACATAGCGATTTGTCCTTTCTGCGCGGTACCGCTGGAAGGAAGTCCCGGATatgtaaaattgatctttcaagATCACGTAGACTAG